A stretch of the Lactuca sativa cultivar Salinas chromosome 9, Lsat_Salinas_v11, whole genome shotgun sequence genome encodes the following:
- the LOC111893406 gene encoding DNA replication licensing factor MCM6, which translates to MDSFGGAYFTDEKAAKVENIFLEFLKSFRLDANSREPFYESEIEAMRPNESNTMFIDFSHVMRFNDVLQKAISDEYLRFESYLKNACKRFVMGQKPTFITDDNPNKDINIAFYNLPVIKRLRELSTSEIGRLVSVTGVVTRTSEVRPELLQGTFKCLDCGTIIKNVEQQYKYTEPMICINAMCSKKGKWALLRQESKFADWQRVRMQETSKEIPAGSLPRSLDVILRHDIVEQARAGDTVIFTGTVVVIPDIFALAAPGERAEVRRDGGSKRDTTGTVQEGVKGLRALGVRDLSYRLAFIANSVQICDGRRDADIRNRKRDAEDEDNLQFTPEEVAEVKQMRNTPDFFNKLVDSMAPTVFGHQDIKRAILLMLLGGVHKFTHEGINLRGDINVCIVGDPSCAKSQFLKYTTTLVSRSVYTSGKSSSAAGLTATVAKEPETGEFCIEAGALMLADNGVCCIDEFDKMDIRDQVAIHEAMEQQTISITKAGIQATLNARTSILAAANPTGGRYDKSKPLKYNVALPPAILSRFDLVYVMIDDPDDTTDFHIASHIVRVHQKRENAVAPAFTTAQLKRYIQVAKSKKPKLSVEARKILVDSYVALRRGDTAPGSRVAYRMTVRQLEALIRLSEAIARCHLDDEVHPRHVKLATRLLKTSVISVESTEIDLTEFQEDGDVDGDVDGNGEPETADAAANNEQPENGEGQGGKKLVITDEYFQRVTQALVMRLRQHEETVMQDGSGLAGMRQRDLIQWYVGQQNEKNNYSSMEEAKAEVTKIKAIIESLVRREGHLIVVDEEAQGDDGVRSSRNNRILAVAPNYVID; encoded by the exons ATGGATTCTTTCGGCGGCGCATATTTCACCGACGAGAAAGCAGCGAAGGTCGAGAATATCTTCTTGGAGTTTCTTAAGAG TTTTAGGTTAGATGCGAATTCGAGGGAACCTTTCTATGAATCGGAAATCGAAGCAATGAGACCAAACGAGTCCAACACAATGTTCATCGATTTCTCTCATGTTATGCGGTTCAACGATGTTCTGCAGAAAGCAATTTCTGATGAATATTTGAG GTTTGAGTCGTACCTGAAGAACGCATGTAAGAGGTTCGTAATGGGTCAGAAACCCACCTTCATAACCGACGACAACCCAAATAAGGATATCAATATTGCATTTTATAATTTACCTGTCATAAAAAG ATTGAGGGAACTGAGCACATCTGAGATAGGCAGACTAGTATCAGTTACAGGAGTGGTGACTCGTACTAGCGAGGTTAGACCAGAACTCCTCCAGGGAACTTTCAAATGCTTGGATTGTGGAACCATCATCAAAAACGTTGAGCAACAGTATAAATACACTGAGCCCATGATATGCATTAATGCTATGTGCTCAAAGAAAGGAAAATGGGCACTTCTTCGACAAGAAAGTAAATTTGCAGATTGGCAGAGGGTCAGGATGCAGGAAACATCAAAAGAAATACCCGCAGGATCCCTTCCGAGATCATTAGATGTCATTCTTCGCCATGACATTGTTGAACAAGCTAGGGCTGGTGACAC GGTGATCTTTACTGGCACTGTGGTTGTGATACCTGACATTTTCGCATTAGCAGCTCCTGGAGAAAGAGCCGAAGTTCGTAGAGATGGTGGTAGTAAACGCGACACCACTGGCACTGTTCAAGAAGGTGTTAAAGGCCTCCGGGCTTTGGGAGTTAGAGATCTTTCTTATCGCCTTGCCTTTATTGCCAATTCAGTGCAG ATTTGTGATGGGAGAAGAGATGCTGATATACGAAATAGGAAGAGGGATGCTGAGGATgaagacaatctacaattcacg CCGGAGGAGGTGGCTGAGGTTAAACAAATGAGAAATACGCCTGATTTTTTCAACAAACTTGTTGATAGTATGGCACCTACTGTTTTTGGACATCAAGATATCAAGCGAGCAATTCTGCTTATGCTTTTGGGTGGAGTTCATAAGTTCACCCATGAAGGGATCAATCTCAGGGGGGAtatcaatgtttgtattgttgGAGATCCTAGTTGTGCTAAATCTCAGTTTCTCAA atACACAACAACCTTAGTTTCAAGATCTGTGTACACATCCGGGAAATCTTCATCTGCTGCTGGATTGACAGCCACTGTTGCAAAAGAACCAGAAACCGGAGAGTTTTGTATTGAGGCTGGTGCACTGATGCTTGCTGACAATGGTGTCTGTTGCATTGACGAATTTGACAAAATGGATATAAGAGATCAg GTTGCGATACATGAAGCTATGGAACAACAAACAATTAGTATCACAAAAGCAGGAATACAAGCAACATTGAACGCAAGAACATCAATTTTGGCTGCTGCGAATCCCACAGGAGGCCGCTATGATAAATCTAAACCCTTGAAG TATAATGTTGCGCTTCCTCCAGCCATTCTTTCAAGGTTTGACCTGGTGTATGTCATGATCGATGATCCTGATGACACAACAGATTTCCATATCGCCTCTCACATTGTTAGGGTTCATCAAAAGCGTGAAAATGCTGTTGCTCCTGCCTTCACCACTGCACAACTCAAGCGTTACATTCAAGTTGCCAAGTCTAAAAAGCCAAag CTAAGTGTAGAAGCAAGAAAAATTTTGGTTGATTCTTATGTTGCTCTTCGGAGAGGTGATACAGCTCCAGGAAGTAGAGTTGCATATCGAATGACAGTTAGACAGTTGGAGGCTCTAATCAGACTTTCAGAGGCAATTGCCAGGTGTCACCTCGATGATGAG GTTCATCCTCGCCATGTTAAATTAGCAACAAGGCTTCTAAAAACTTCAGTAATCAG TGTGGAGTCAACTGAGATTGATTTGACCGAGTTCCAAGAAGATGGTGATGTCGATGGCGATGTTGATGGAAATGGTGAACCTGAGACAGCAGATGCAGCAGCCAATAACGAGCAACCAG AAAATGGAGAAGGGCAGGGAGGGAAGAAACTTGTGATAACAGATGAATACTTTCAGAGGGTGACTCAAGCCCTTGTCATGCGTCTTAGACAACATGAGGAAACTGTTATGCAAGATG GGAGTGGGCTAGCTGGAATGAGGCAAAGGGATCTGATACAGTGGTATGTGGGTCAACAGAATGAGAAGAACAACTACAGCTCAATGGAAGAGGCAAAGGCTGAAGTCACCAAGATTAAAGCTATCATAGAG AGTTTGGTGAGAAGGGAGGGGCATCTGATAGTGGTAGATGAGGAGGCACAAGGGGATGATGGAGTACGTTCTTCTCGAAACAACAGGATTCTTGCAGTCGCACCTAACTATGTTATTGATTAA